From Cecembia calidifontis, one genomic window encodes:
- a CDS encoding TonB-dependent receptor, with translation MRKILSLIILMCFVSLMQELQAQTRMVRGKVFSEDDPMGLPGAAVLVKGTTVGTVTDMNGEFSLDVPAGRNILVISFIGMRSQEVNIANRDEVNITLKSDDTDLSEIIVTGTRVGARSRIDSPVPVDIIPVSEVIDAVGQIDLNQILTYIAPSFQSSRQTISDGTDHMDPAQLRGLGTDQVLVLVNGKRRHQSALVNVNGTVNRGQVGTDLNAIPANAVEKIEILRDGAAAQYGSDAIAGVINIVLKKTEGISGNVAAGTHVTRFQRDYVINGGEDTFASVRDGDMVSAALNYGLKIGQEGFLNVTGEYSRRGYTNRSGTYTGQIFPLVNGQNVDEEELVARGLTRQDFDMRIGNSAINSGGIMLNFSLPLKNGMELYSFGGYNNKRGNAAGFYRYPNAVPAAARANVFQVYPNGFLPEINTDISDIANTLGLTGNLGSWRFDLSNTYGQNIFDFLITNSVNYTQAISTPNFQREFDAGGLNFLQNVVNFDVARKYDVLAGLNVAAGSEFRVERFGIRQGEESSYRNFDPNSGVAAGAQVFPGFAPSTAGTWTRNNIGLYLDLEQEFTEKLNVAGALRFENYSDFGSTLNYKLASRYKITDGFVLRGSTSTGFRAPSMQQRFYSRVNTLFVTLPGQGLVPVEAGTFRNDSEPAQILGIPTLQQETSRSFTLGTTLQPVNNLEITIDAYQIDIDDRIVLTNNFTAGGDPVLAEKLRAANANTANFFTNAIDTRARGIETVITYNLFFRNNSKLNLILAGTFIDNSVKKDADGNPIIKASPILEQTGQIGNYFNREDQSRIEVANPRDKVSFMANYNIGKFTFMYRAVRFGQVVFLDPTMGPDPATWPVNTLTGQRETLDQTFSPKVVTDVTVSYKLTDNMRLNIGANNLFDVYQDVHTHSGNFSLGRFVYSRRVQQMGFNGRFIFARLNFNF, from the coding sequence ATGAGAAAAATTTTATCACTGATTATTTTGATGTGTTTTGTGTCATTGATGCAGGAGCTTCAGGCACAGACAAGAATGGTTCGGGGAAAGGTATTCTCAGAGGATGATCCAATGGGTTTGCCCGGTGCAGCAGTACTTGTAAAAGGGACTACTGTAGGTACTGTAACTGACATGAATGGAGAATTTTCTTTGGATGTTCCGGCCGGGCGCAACATCCTTGTTATATCTTTTATTGGCATGAGATCCCAAGAGGTGAACATTGCCAACAGGGATGAAGTTAATATTACCCTAAAATCTGATGATACTGATCTTTCTGAAATCATTGTGACCGGAACAAGGGTCGGAGCGAGGTCCAGAATTGATTCCCCTGTTCCTGTGGATATCATTCCTGTTTCAGAGGTAATTGATGCAGTGGGACAGATAGACCTTAACCAAATCCTAACTTATATTGCACCTTCCTTCCAGTCAAGCAGACAGACCATTTCTGATGGTACAGACCATATGGACCCAGCCCAGCTAAGGGGTTTGGGCACTGATCAGGTTTTGGTCTTGGTCAATGGCAAAAGGAGGCACCAATCCGCCCTAGTAAACGTCAACGGTACTGTAAACCGTGGCCAGGTTGGTACAGACTTGAATGCTATTCCAGCCAATGCAGTTGAAAAAATAGAGATTTTGAGAGATGGCGCTGCAGCACAATATGGTTCAGATGCCATTGCGGGCGTGATCAATATCGTCCTTAAAAAGACAGAAGGTATTTCTGGAAATGTGGCGGCAGGTACACATGTAACCCGTTTTCAAAGGGATTATGTGATCAATGGGGGTGAAGATACCTTTGCCAGTGTAAGAGATGGGGATATGGTCAGTGCTGCATTGAATTATGGATTAAAAATCGGACAGGAAGGTTTTCTTAACGTAACCGGTGAATATTCCAGGAGAGGATATACCAACCGTTCAGGCACTTATACTGGGCAGATTTTTCCTTTGGTCAATGGACAAAACGTGGACGAAGAGGAGCTTGTAGCAAGGGGTTTGACAAGGCAGGATTTTGATATGAGAATAGGTAACTCTGCCATCAATAGCGGAGGTATTATGTTGAATTTTTCTTTACCGCTTAAAAATGGAATGGAATTATACTCTTTTGGGGGCTATAATAATAAAAGAGGAAATGCAGCAGGCTTTTACAGGTACCCAAATGCTGTCCCGGCAGCAGCAAGGGCCAATGTTTTCCAGGTTTATCCTAATGGATTTTTACCTGAAATAAACACCGATATTTCTGATATTGCCAATACCTTGGGCCTAACTGGTAATCTTGGATCATGGAGGTTTGATTTATCCAACACCTATGGGCAGAATATTTTTGATTTTCTGATTACCAATTCTGTCAACTACACCCAGGCTATTTCCACACCCAATTTTCAAAGGGAATTTGATGCAGGGGGGCTTAATTTTCTTCAAAATGTTGTCAATTTTGATGTGGCAAGAAAATATGATGTTTTGGCAGGCTTGAATGTGGCAGCAGGTTCAGAGTTTAGAGTTGAAAGATTTGGCATAAGGCAAGGTGAAGAATCTTCTTACAGGAATTTCGATCCAAATTCCGGAGTTGCAGCAGGCGCTCAGGTTTTTCCGGGTTTTGCCCCTTCCACTGCAGGCACCTGGACAAGAAATAACATTGGTCTGTATTTGGATTTAGAACAGGAATTCACTGAAAAACTCAATGTAGCAGGTGCTTTGAGATTTGAAAACTACTCTGACTTTGGAAGTACATTGAATTACAAATTGGCTTCAAGGTATAAAATCACGGATGGTTTTGTATTGAGAGGTTCTACTTCCACAGGCTTTAGAGCTCCCTCCATGCAACAGCGTTTTTATTCCAGGGTAAATACACTCTTTGTTACCTTGCCGGGGCAGGGTTTGGTTCCAGTTGAAGCAGGAACTTTCAGAAATGACAGTGAACCTGCACAGATACTTGGAATCCCTACCCTTCAGCAGGAGACTTCCAGAAGCTTTACCTTAGGCACCACCTTGCAGCCTGTTAATAATCTGGAAATCACGATCGATGCCTATCAAATAGATATTGATGACAGGATTGTTTTGACCAATAACTTTACTGCAGGAGGAGATCCTGTTTTGGCGGAGAAATTAAGGGCTGCAAATGCCAATACAGCCAACTTCTTTACCAATGCCATTGATACCAGGGCAAGAGGAATAGAAACAGTGATAACCTATAACCTTTTCTTCAGAAATAACTCAAAACTGAACCTGATTTTGGCAGGTACTTTCATTGATAATTCTGTTAAGAAAGATGCAGATGGCAACCCTATAATTAAAGCTTCTCCTATTTTGGAACAAACCGGTCAGATTGGAAACTACTTTAACAGAGAAGATCAAAGTAGGATTGAGGTAGCCAACCCAAGGGATAAGGTCAGCTTCATGGCCAATTACAATATTGGAAAATTCACTTTTATGTACAGAGCGGTAAGGTTTGGACAGGTAGTGTTCCTGGATCCTACCATGGGCCCGGATCCTGCTACTTGGCCCGTCAATACGCTTACCGGTCAAAGAGAAACTTTGGACCAGACTTTCTCACCAAAAGTAGTGACGGACGTGACGGTAAGTTATAAGTTGACGGATAATATGAGACTAAATATAGGTGCTAATAACCTATTTGATGTATATCAGGATGTTCATACCCATAGTGGAAATTTCAGTTTGGGAAGATTTGTGTATTCCAGGAGGGTTCAGCAGATGGGCTTCAACGGGAGGTTCATCTTTGCAAGGCTGAATTTCAACTTCTAG
- a CDS encoding phosphatidylserine decarboxylase family protein — translation MTIHREGRKLLFWMLIVLAAINFGLNKWIPEQETVLNVVLLVSVVLYLIVLQFFRSPYIKLPNDEKLVFAPADGKVVVIEETMEEEYLHEKRKQVSIFMSPINVHVNRSPIAGIVEYFKYHPGKYLVAWHPKSSFENERTTMVVKSQNGVKILVRQIAGALARRIKWYVKEGTPLAQGGEFGFIKFGSRVDIFLPLDAEVLVSIDEKTKGGRTPIARLK, via the coding sequence ATGACCATACATAGAGAAGGAAGAAAATTGTTGTTTTGGATGCTGATAGTATTGGCAGCCATAAATTTCGGATTGAATAAGTGGATTCCCGAGCAGGAAACAGTGTTGAATGTGGTTTTACTGGTCAGTGTTGTACTTTATCTGATCGTCCTGCAGTTTTTCAGGAGCCCATATATCAAATTGCCTAATGATGAAAAACTGGTATTTGCACCTGCAGATGGAAAAGTAGTGGTAATTGAAGAAACCATGGAGGAAGAATACCTGCATGAAAAAAGAAAGCAGGTTTCCATATTCATGTCCCCTATCAATGTCCATGTTAACCGCTCCCCCATTGCTGGGATTGTTGAATACTTCAAATACCATCCCGGAAAATACTTGGTTGCCTGGCATCCCAAGTCCAGTTTTGAAAATGAAAGAACGACTATGGTTGTCAAAAGCCAAAACGGAGTTAAAATACTAGTAAGGCAAATAGCAGGTGCCCTTGCCCGCAGGATCAAATGGTATGTGAAAGAAGGAACGCCTTTGGCACAAGGTGGGGAATTTGGGTTTATCAAATTCGGTTCAAGGGTGGATATATTTTTGCCATTGGATGCAGAGGTTTTGGTAAGTATCGATGAAAAAACCAAAGGGGGAAGAACGCCGATTGCGAGGTTGAAATAA
- a CDS encoding Glu/Leu/Phe/Val family dehydrogenase codes for MAYIEPAPIKDKENPLESMMERFNIAAEKLGLSDEVYNVLKNPAKQVIVSLPITMDDGKIRVFEGIRVIHSNILGPAKGGIRFAPDVHLDEVRALAAWMTWKCAVVDIPYGGGKGGVRCNPREMSKGEIERLMRAYTLAMIDVFGPDKDIPAPDMGTGPREMAWLMDEYSKAHGMTVNAVVTGKPLVLGGSLGRTEATGRGVMVTALSAMQKLKINPFQATCAVQGFGNVGSWAAQLLEERGLKVVAISDISGAYHNDNGINIQEAIAYRDSNNGTLEGYKGAEKMADPMELLELNVDVLVPAAVEDVITIKNVEKIKAKLIVEGANGPTSAKADAIINEKGIMAVPDILANAGGVTVSYFEWVQNRLGYKWTAERVNRRSDRIMKDAFDHVYQASVKYNVPMRIAAYIVAIDKVAKTYTFRGGF; via the coding sequence ATGGCTTACATTGAACCGGCTCCCATTAAGGATAAAGAAAATCCTTTGGAGTCCATGATGGAAAGATTTAACATCGCAGCCGAAAAGTTAGGACTTTCTGACGAAGTCTATAATGTGCTGAAAAATCCCGCCAAACAAGTCATTGTTTCCCTACCAATCACCATGGACGATGGAAAAATCCGGGTGTTTGAAGGAATCCGTGTTATTCACTCCAATATTTTAGGCCCAGCCAAAGGAGGTATCCGTTTTGCGCCAGATGTTCATTTGGATGAAGTAAGGGCATTGGCAGCTTGGATGACCTGGAAATGTGCGGTAGTGGATATACCCTATGGCGGAGGTAAAGGGGGGGTTCGTTGTAATCCAAGAGAAATGTCCAAGGGTGAAATTGAAAGACTGATGCGTGCCTACACCTTGGCCATGATTGATGTATTTGGTCCCGATAAAGATATCCCGGCACCTGACATGGGTACAGGACCTAGAGAAATGGCCTGGTTAATGGATGAATATTCTAAGGCCCATGGAATGACCGTAAATGCAGTAGTAACCGGAAAGCCCTTGGTATTGGGTGGATCTTTGGGAAGAACAGAAGCTACCGGAAGAGGGGTGATGGTGACCGCACTGTCAGCTATGCAGAAACTTAAAATCAATCCTTTTCAGGCCACTTGCGCAGTACAGGGCTTTGGGAACGTAGGATCCTGGGCTGCACAGCTTTTGGAAGAAAGAGGGTTGAAAGTAGTAGCAATTTCCGATATTTCCGGAGCTTACCATAATGACAATGGTATCAATATACAGGAAGCTATTGCATACAGGGATAGCAACAACGGTACTTTGGAAGGATATAAAGGTGCCGAAAAAATGGCCGATCCGATGGAGCTGTTGGAACTGAATGTAGATGTATTGGTTCCTGCTGCTGTGGAGGATGTGATCACCATTAAAAATGTGGAAAAAATTAAGGCCAAGCTTATTGTAGAAGGTGCTAATGGGCCTACTTCTGCCAAGGCTGATGCCATCATCAATGAAAAAGGTATTATGGCTGTTCCTGATATCCTTGCCAATGCAGGTGGTGTAACTGTTTCATATTTCGAATGGGTACAAAATAGGCTAGGCTATAAGTGGACAGCTGAAAGGGTAAACAGGAGATCTGATAGGATCATGAAAGATGCTTTTGACCATGTCTATCAAGCTTCTGTAAAATACAATGTGCCTATGAGAATTGCCGCTTACATTGTCGCCATTGATAAAGTAGCAAAAACCTATACCTTCAGGGGCGGCTTCTAA
- a CDS encoding phosphatidate cytidylyltransferase, with protein sequence MRSPFRMRDRFNINNYSNLGQRVITAIIGAAIIIAGSIVSPWLYFLIFGLILGFSQMEFYRLTGLDGMLPLKSFGTFLGITIFTLSFLVGIGHLEDKYYFLIFPLASLVFFIKLYRKSDKKPFTGVAFTFLGIFYVAVPFSMLNVAAFSVDDTFHYEIILGSLLILWASDTGAYFAGTKFGKTKLFERVSPKKSWEGFLGGAALAFLVAYILAQTFTALPDWKWLCIATIIIIAGTYGDLIESLFKRSIEIKDSGRALPGHGGFMDRFDGLLLSAPFIASFLKIF encoded by the coding sequence ATGAGATCTCCTTTTCGAATGCGTGACCGCTTCAATATCAACAATTACAGTAATTTGGGGCAAAGGGTCATTACGGCAATTATTGGTGCGGCCATTATCATTGCAGGTTCTATTGTTAGCCCTTGGCTTTATTTCCTGATTTTTGGCCTGATTTTGGGGTTTTCCCAAATGGAATTTTACAGACTGACGGGCCTTGACGGTATGTTGCCTTTGAAAAGCTTTGGAACATTTCTGGGGATTACCATTTTTACCTTGTCTTTTCTGGTGGGTATTGGCCACTTGGAAGACAAATATTACTTCCTGATTTTCCCCTTGGCTTCCCTGGTGTTTTTTATCAAACTTTACCGCAAATCTGACAAAAAGCCATTCACAGGCGTGGCATTTACTTTCTTGGGGATTTTTTATGTGGCGGTACCATTTTCCATGTTGAATGTGGCAGCTTTCTCAGTGGATGACACGTTCCATTATGAAATCATACTAGGTTCTTTGCTGATTCTTTGGGCCAGTGATACGGGTGCTTATTTTGCAGGAACCAAATTTGGGAAAACCAAATTGTTTGAAAGGGTATCTCCCAAGAAATCATGGGAAGGATTTTTGGGTGGTGCAGCTTTGGCATTTTTGGTTGCCTATATTCTTGCGCAAACCTTCACCGCATTGCCGGATTGGAAATGGTTATGTATAGCCACTATCATTATCATAGCTGGCACTTATGGGGATTTGATAGAGTCCCTTTTTAAGAGAAGTATTGAGATCAAAGACTCTGGAAGAGCCCTTCCAGGGCATGGTGGATTTATGGACCGTTTTGACGGATTGTTATTATCAGCTCCTTTCATTGCCTCGTTTTTGAAAATCTTTTAA
- a CDS encoding putative signal transducing protein, producing MMDWQKIFEDNSPVRAEIVKGVLGDNDIPAVIVNKKESVYQIHGHYEVMVPVNDVLRAINIVKNEISFSNA from the coding sequence ATGATGGATTGGCAGAAAATCTTTGAGGACAATTCCCCTGTAAGGGCAGAAATAGTCAAGGGGGTACTCGGTGACAATGATATCCCTGCAGTGATCGTCAACAAAAAAGAATCTGTCTATCAGATTCATGGACATTATGAGGTGATGGTACCTGTGAATGATGTGCTCAGGGCCATAAATATTGTGAAGAATGAGATCTCCTTTTCGAATGCGTGA
- a CDS encoding CPBP family intramembrane glutamic endopeptidase, which produces MQIYKTQAPIASKRSWFLSLLMMLLVTVGVMIVLQSIALILIPPLFQIPLDEIVEIFTGDSNHPLAKYALYFVQAISAGLAFLVSAILIAKFIEKADVGWKQQKSRFKFMGFIILLFIMFGSMLFNSVIIDWNANISLPENWSALERMMKDAEENRMALTKFLTDFQSPLEFIIGILVIGILAGVAEEVFFRGVLQPKMYIYTHNIHLAVWISAFIFSAIHFQFYGLFPRMVLGAIFGYLYFYSGSLVYPIIAHILNNSFTVTLVYLGNLGIIDFDIEKTDQVGWPLAMVGLAGLLIGLKAFKENHRNFKLDDGLAENL; this is translated from the coding sequence ATGCAGATATATAAAACCCAAGCTCCAATTGCATCCAAAAGGTCATGGTTTTTGTCCTTACTGATGATGTTATTGGTAACCGTTGGTGTGATGATTGTGTTACAATCGATCGCTTTAATTTTAATACCTCCCCTCTTTCAAATTCCTTTGGATGAAATAGTGGAAATATTCACCGGTGATTCCAATCACCCCCTTGCCAAATATGCCCTCTATTTTGTTCAGGCCATTAGTGCGGGGCTCGCTTTTCTGGTTTCGGCCATACTTATTGCCAAGTTTATTGAGAAAGCCGATGTCGGGTGGAAACAACAAAAGTCCCGGTTTAAGTTCATGGGTTTCATTATTTTGTTGTTTATCATGTTCGGGAGCATGCTTTTCAATTCTGTAATTATAGACTGGAATGCAAACATTTCGCTCCCGGAAAATTGGTCTGCCTTGGAGCGCATGATGAAGGATGCCGAAGAAAACCGAATGGCCCTGACCAAGTTTTTGACAGACTTCCAGTCACCCCTGGAGTTTATAATAGGCATACTTGTGATTGGCATTCTTGCAGGTGTTGCCGAAGAAGTTTTTTTTAGGGGAGTCCTTCAGCCTAAAATGTATATTTATACCCATAATATTCATTTGGCAGTTTGGATTTCGGCATTTATTTTTTCGGCCATACATTTTCAGTTTTATGGTTTATTTCCGAGGATGGTCTTAGGGGCAATATTCGGGTATCTTTATTTCTATTCCGGTAGTTTGGTTTATCCGATAATTGCTCATATTTTGAACAATTCCTTTACAGTTACTTTGGTTTATCTGGGTAATTTGGGCATTATTGATTTCGATATCGAAAAAACGGACCAAGTAGGTTGGCCTTTGGCTATGGTTGGTCTAGCGGGGCTTCTTATTGGCCTTAAGGCTTTTAAGGAAAACCACAGAAATTTTAAATTGGATGATGGATTGGCAGAAAATCTTTGA
- the dusB gene encoding tRNA dihydrouridine synthase DusB: MVKIGNLELGEFPLLLAPMEDVSDPPFRAVCKENGADLMFTEFISSEGLIRDAAKSVQKLDIFEYERPIGIQIFGNEIESMREAAAIAEAAGPDILDINYGCPVHKVACKGAGAGILLDIDKMVSMTAEIVKRVNIPVTVKTRLGWSHDTIRIVEVAERLQDVGIQAISIHARTRQQMYKGEADWSYLNKVKENPRLKIPVFGNGDIDSPEKALEYRQKYNVDGMMIGRASIGYPWIFNEIKHFFDKGEKLAGPDLEERILVTKKHLDFSVKWKGEKQGILEMRRHYTNYFRGMPNFKPFRTRMVTAETYAEVSAILEEVGEVFADYQF; the protein is encoded by the coding sequence GTGGTTAAGATAGGAAACTTGGAATTGGGAGAATTCCCATTGCTTTTGGCCCCCATGGAGGACGTGAGTGATCCTCCTTTCAGAGCGGTCTGCAAAGAAAATGGCGCTGACCTGATGTTTACAGAATTCATCAGCTCTGAAGGACTGATACGTGATGCAGCCAAAAGCGTTCAGAAACTGGATATTTTCGAATATGAAAGGCCTATTGGCATCCAGATTTTTGGCAATGAAATCGAATCCATGAGGGAAGCTGCCGCTATAGCGGAGGCAGCTGGACCTGATATCCTAGACATCAACTATGGCTGTCCTGTACACAAAGTGGCCTGTAAAGGTGCGGGTGCCGGAATTCTCCTCGATATTGACAAAATGGTTTCCATGACGGCTGAGATAGTCAAAAGGGTAAATATCCCGGTTACAGTAAAAACAAGATTAGGATGGTCACATGACACGATCCGTATTGTGGAAGTTGCCGAGCGCTTGCAGGATGTCGGCATACAGGCCATCAGCATACATGCCAGGACCCGACAGCAAATGTACAAAGGAGAGGCGGATTGGTCTTACCTGAATAAAGTCAAGGAAAACCCACGTCTAAAAATTCCTGTTTTCGGAAATGGTGACATAGACAGCCCTGAAAAAGCCCTGGAATATCGCCAAAAATACAATGTTGACGGAATGATGATAGGCCGTGCTTCTATTGGTTACCCCTGGATTTTCAATGAAATCAAACATTTTTTTGATAAAGGGGAAAAACTGGCAGGGCCCGATCTTGAGGAAAGGATTCTGGTTACTAAAAAGCATTTGGACTTTTCCGTGAAGTGGAAAGGCGAAAAACAGGGAATATTGGAAATGAGAAGACATTATACCAACTACTTCCGTGGGATGCCCAACTTCAAACCTTTCAGAACGAGAATGGTCACAGCAGAAACTTATGCAGAAGTTTCAGCTATTCTGGAAGAAGTAGGGGAAGTTTTTGCAGATTATCAGTTCTAA
- a CDS encoding DMT family transporter, whose product MSRDIQSESALKAWGFLVILALIWGSSFILIKRGLEVFSPGEVGAFRIVAAGLFLLPLSLPKLKNLNKKQIKNLITVGMVGSFIPAFLFAKAQTQLSSALTGVFNAMTPLFVVLIGALFFNSKITKKNALGLFIAFIGVVILLTVKEGVGIGSFTDINAYAFFVLLACACYGLNLNIIKFRFVELKPVAITAISLTLVLPLALIYLFSYTQFSFKILHVEGAVMAAGYIAILGVVGTALALILFNVMVKVATPVFASSVTYLIPIVAIMWGLFDGEQLLAGHYLGIAAVIFGVWVGNRR is encoded by the coding sequence ATGTCAAGAGATATTCAATCTGAAAGCGCCTTGAAAGCCTGGGGTTTCCTTGTGATTTTGGCGCTGATTTGGGGCAGCTCCTTTATTCTCATCAAAAGAGGCCTTGAGGTTTTTTCACCTGGTGAAGTCGGGGCATTCAGGATTGTAGCAGCAGGATTGTTTTTACTTCCATTGTCCCTACCCAAGCTCAAAAATCTGAACAAAAAGCAAATCAAAAACCTGATAACCGTGGGGATGGTTGGAAGTTTTATTCCGGCATTTTTATTTGCCAAAGCGCAGACCCAACTTAGTTCAGCCCTTACAGGAGTATTCAATGCCATGACCCCACTTTTTGTGGTACTTATTGGGGCCTTGTTTTTCAATTCAAAAATAACCAAAAAGAATGCCCTGGGCCTTTTTATTGCATTTATCGGTGTCGTAATATTATTGACAGTAAAAGAAGGGGTAGGCATTGGCTCCTTTACTGACATCAATGCTTATGCATTTTTCGTATTACTGGCCTGTGCCTGCTATGGACTGAACCTCAACATCATTAAGTTCAGATTTGTTGAATTAAAACCAGTAGCCATTACAGCCATTTCACTTACCTTGGTATTGCCTTTGGCTTTGATCTATCTTTTTTCTTATACCCAGTTTTCTTTTAAAATCCTTCATGTAGAAGGGGCAGTTATGGCGGCAGGTTATATCGCCATTTTAGGAGTTGTTGGTACCGCTTTGGCCCTCATTCTTTTCAATGTTATGGTCAAGGTTGCCACCCCGGTTTTTGCCAGTTCTGTGACTTATTTAATCCCAATTGTTGCCATTATGTGGGGGCTTTTCGATGGAGAACAGCTCTTGGCAGGGCATTATCTGGGAATTGCCGCTGTGATATTTGGTGTTTGGGTCGGAAATAGAAGGTAG